A single Fibrobacter sp. UWT2 DNA region contains:
- a CDS encoding Ig-like domain-containing protein, producing MGVKKDVGLALAGVVSLFGISTAAIPATEVVTLPSESAYGGGDKVSSQLVAATYNAGEGPGIWIVADGGYRLYHNGALLAQDNQAGRVRFVPMTFLPGENAISVVGVNGKGAPGVMVQIDDLDKSYYSGSGWKSKPAVSNNSWKNKGRDLSQWGGATTLNYASNKLPSGAALSGFAANTQAKWIWTSAETDPTAVLLFTFNVKAEGFGASTTGGDAGNIVFASDSASIRKYLQSNDAVTILVPEGTYDFRQMRNAVTEANKQGRTWCRTTCGETNRVTGKTNKFYRIAFEKNSCASLGESGLEIVKESDNLQAWSNWITTKPNKTLVGMGRGANLRGASIVVRSNEGSYNHIYRNLAIYDVNPHLIEGGDGLETVGTASKHVKGFWADHISYKWISDGMDMEFVDDATISYLDFDGANEYNCWGTDPYMALVEDAHLTYANNYWHNTYGRVPKVTGENNGSQVHLYNQYVDYNRFFVAGANGHSASAKAYVRYENSYIDNGQGYLAEWGDNGYVYFSGVTFGSGTKQQHRYNGTVTQGVPQAETFNPSYSFEKRTVANLPKEIPSLAGVGGRYGRMPEYNQGFGQSNKAASVSMTAPSAGAKFDAGKAVTLSATAKDNDGSVKKVDFYVGTTLVGSATASPYQVNAEGLAPGMHSAVAVVTDNSGLTWMSEYVTFTVEGTVEPESSSSEVAESSSSVDSSSSVAESSSSVILSEVEGSSSSTTAIAQRVNLAPEAETAFYRIFDLQGRPLFSGYQKPAKMPAAHVMVVEYTKSGTIKRRYIQ from the coding sequence ATGGGAGTAAAAAAGGATGTTGGGTTGGCTTTGGCGGGCGTTGTCTCGCTTTTTGGAATTTCTACCGCCGCAATTCCGGCGACAGAGGTGGTGACGCTTCCGTCGGAATCGGCTTATGGCGGTGGTGACAAGGTCAGTTCGCAGTTGGTTGCCGCGACTTATAACGCAGGCGAAGGTCCGGGTATCTGGATTGTGGCCGATGGCGGCTACAGACTTTACCACAATGGCGCTCTCCTTGCACAGGACAACCAGGCGGGCCGCGTGCGCTTTGTGCCGATGACGTTCCTTCCCGGTGAAAATGCAATTTCGGTCGTGGGCGTGAACGGCAAGGGTGCTCCGGGCGTCATGGTGCAGATTGACGACCTGGACAAGTCTTACTATTCCGGCAGTGGTTGGAAATCAAAGCCTGCAGTGAGCAACAACTCGTGGAAAAACAAGGGCCGCGACCTTAGCCAGTGGGGCGGTGCGACAACCCTTAACTACGCAAGCAACAAGCTCCCGAGCGGGGCGGCGCTTTCCGGCTTTGCTGCAAACACGCAAGCCAAGTGGATTTGGACTTCTGCCGAAACGGATCCGACAGCGGTTCTGCTTTTCACGTTCAACGTGAAGGCCGAAGGCTTCGGCGCTTCTACGACGGGCGGCGATGCCGGCAATATCGTTTTCGCGAGCGATTCCGCAAGCATCCGCAAGTACTTGCAGAGTAATGACGCCGTGACGATTCTTGTGCCCGAAGGTACTTACGATTTTAGGCAAATGCGCAATGCGGTGACCGAGGCGAACAAGCAAGGGCGTACTTGGTGCCGCACGACTTGTGGCGAGACGAACCGCGTGACAGGCAAGACGAACAAGTTCTACCGCATCGCCTTCGAGAAAAATAGCTGCGCGAGCCTCGGTGAATCCGGACTCGAAATCGTGAAGGAATCGGACAATCTGCAGGCGTGGAGCAACTGGATTACCACCAAGCCCAACAAGACTTTGGTGGGCATGGGTCGCGGCGCAAACCTGCGCGGTGCCTCCATTGTGGTGCGCAGTAACGAGGGCTCTTACAACCACATCTACCGCAACCTCGCCATTTACGACGTGAACCCGCACTTGATCGAAGGTGGCGATGGCCTCGAAACAGTAGGTACAGCCTCGAAGCATGTGAAGGGCTTTTGGGCCGATCACATCAGTTACAAGTGGATCAGTGACGGCATGGACATGGAATTCGTGGACGATGCCACCATCAGCTACCTGGATTTTGACGGCGCGAACGAATACAACTGCTGGGGTACCGACCCTTACATGGCACTTGTCGAAGATGCCCACCTGACTTATGCAAATAACTACTGGCACAATACCTACGGTCGCGTGCCGAAGGTGACGGGCGAAAACAACGGCTCGCAGGTGCATTTGTACAACCAGTATGTGGACTACAACCGTTTCTTTGTGGCGGGTGCAAACGGCCATAGTGCAAGCGCGAAGGCCTACGTACGCTACGAGAATAGCTATATCGATAACGGCCAGGGTTACCTCGCCGAATGGGGCGACAACGGCTACGTTTACTTTAGTGGAGTCACGTTCGGGAGCGGCACTAAGCAACAGCACCGCTACAACGGTACGGTGACGCAGGGCGTTCCGCAGGCAGAAACGTTCAACCCGAGCTACAGTTTCGAAAAACGCACCGTTGCAAATCTCCCGAAAGAAATCCCGAGCCTAGCAGGTGTGGGAGGCCGCTACGGCAGGATGCCCGAATACAACCAGGGCTTTGGCCAGAGCAACAAGGCTGCAAGTGTTTCCATGACAGCGCCTTCTGCAGGGGCCAAGTTCGATGCCGGCAAGGCTGTCACCTTGAGTGCCACTGCCAAGGATAACGACGGCTCTGTCAAGAAGGTTGATTTTTATGTCGGAACGACTTTAGTCGGCTCTGCGACGGCGTCGCCTTACCAGGTAAATGCCGAGGGCCTTGCTCCGGGTATGCATTCTGCCGTTGCTGTCGTGACGGACAACTCCGGGCTCACTTGGATGTCGGAATACGTCACGTTTACGGTCGAGGGAACGGTTGAGCCCGAATCGTCTTCGTCCGAAGTCGCGGAATCGTCGTCGAGTGTAGATTCTTCGTCGAGCGTTGCAGAATCTTCCTCCAGTGTCATCCTGAGCGAAGTCGAAGGATCTAGCAGTAGCACGACTGCGATTGCCCAGCGTGTGAATCTTGCCCCCGAAGCAGAAACGGCCTTCTATCGCATCTTCGACTTGCAAGGCCGCCCGCTATTCTCGGGTTACCAGAAACCTGCCAAGATGCCTGCCGCGCATGTGATGGTGGTGGAATATACAAAGAGCGGCACTATCAAGCGCCGATATATACAATAA
- a CDS encoding CIA30 family protein encodes MFYFALGLILAAFSGCSDSGPETAGATSETTNGIAVVALDGVHKPIPQARVTLYQRPRAASAESPSEVQDVTQFLPSYVSALETATANDSGKVQFETLPDQCQDARCYVEGIAGEDSSLMVWTKLDAVDSMADEIELLPSVSLTVRTGAASTDSTTLGKTLMLDATPYWAQNNGSEFVFSHVPAGLYTIVANSQPVGDISLDAGTSVDTLLWFQELTHEFVFEDFDDGDNLNNLAKTYPNYGWYYLPHKGASFESPDSVGGFAGALVDDGARGKYLSLKFTIQDTGYVMLGTRLGLDTGYYDLSALTALRLKVRGDCMFAVALEHYRQIENNNYNKAFWFAKASDEWTELVLRPGEEIVDSKNYQVSWDEISSEIGIFSIFIYNGSFLEIDEIVFEGVASIE; translated from the coding sequence TTGTTTTATTTCGCGCTCGGCCTGATTCTGGCGGCGTTTTCGGGCTGTTCCGACAGCGGCCCTGAAACTGCCGGAGCCACGAGCGAAACGACGAACGGGATTGCGGTCGTTGCGCTTGATGGAGTTCACAAGCCGATTCCGCAGGCGCGTGTTACCTTGTACCAGCGTCCTAGAGCCGCTTCTGCGGAAAGCCCGTCCGAAGTCCAGGATGTGACGCAGTTCCTCCCGTCTTATGTTTCTGCGTTGGAAACCGCTACTGCGAATGATTCCGGAAAGGTACAGTTTGAAACTCTGCCGGATCAGTGCCAGGATGCAAGGTGCTATGTCGAGGGAATTGCCGGCGAGGACTCCTCGCTGATGGTGTGGACGAAACTTGATGCGGTCGATTCCATGGCCGATGAAATTGAACTCTTGCCGTCCGTGTCGCTTACGGTACGCACCGGGGCGGCCTCCACGGACTCTACAACCTTGGGCAAAACTTTGATGCTTGACGCGACTCCCTATTGGGCCCAAAATAACGGAAGCGAGTTTGTCTTCTCGCATGTTCCGGCGGGTCTATATACCATTGTCGCGAATAGTCAGCCCGTTGGCGATATTTCGCTTGACGCGGGCACTTCTGTTGACACGCTCCTGTGGTTCCAGGAATTGACTCACGAATTCGTCTTCGAGGATTTTGATGACGGCGACAATCTGAACAATCTGGCGAAAACATACCCGAATTACGGTTGGTACTACCTACCGCACAAGGGAGCGTCCTTTGAAAGCCCCGACAGCGTGGGTGGTTTTGCAGGGGCGCTCGTAGATGACGGAGCCCGTGGCAAATATCTCTCGTTAAAGTTTACCATCCAAGATACGGGCTATGTCATGCTCGGGACGCGTCTTGGCCTCGATACGGGTTATTACGACCTGAGTGCGCTCACGGCCCTCCGACTGAAAGTTCGCGGTGACTGCATGTTTGCCGTTGCGCTTGAACATTACCGCCAAATCGAGAATAATAACTACAATAAGGCGTTTTGGTTTGCGAAGGCGAGCGATGAATGGACCGAACTGGTCTTACGCCCAGGCGAAGAAATAGTGGACAGTAAGAATTACCAAGTCTCTTGGGACGAAATCTCAAGCGAAATTGGCATATTCAGCATCTTTATCTATAACGGATCTTTCCTGGAAATAGATGAAATTGTATTCGAAGGGGTTGCCTCGATTGAATAA